From a single Lolium rigidum isolate FL_2022 chromosome 7, APGP_CSIRO_Lrig_0.1, whole genome shotgun sequence genomic region:
- the LOC124677460 gene encoding aspartyl protease family protein At5g10770-like isoform X2 — protein sequence MLSVSVNASMPPKLPPKSPTDKSKLKVASTDPVSEFHPGTPKKKNKSSQLSIDPAATDDGGSAGEQTMVLDTASVFPWLQCAPCPVPPCHPQADTLYDPALSSTSGTFSCNSSACRQLGPFANGCANNQCQYRVRYPDGSTTMGTYVSDVMTLTPTRVISKFQFGCSHFAQGRSINTLTVGTMGLGSGSESLVSQGKGSYGNAFSYCIPPTASTTGFFLLGVPPASSSRYVVTPMVKGKLNPALYVVRLQAITVAGQQLSVPPTIFAAGSVMDSRAPITRLPPTAYQALRSAFRSRMTMYRAAPPKEHLDTCYDFTGVSSIRLPKIALVFDRNAAVELDPSGILFDGCLAFTSTSDDRDTGIIGNVQQRTIEVVYDVGGGAMAFRRAAC from the exons ATGCTCTCCGTGTCTGTCAATGCCTCCATGCCACCTAAGCTCCCGCCAAAGTCGCCAACAGATAAAAGCAAGTTGAAGGTGGCCAGCACTGACCCCGTATCAGAATTTCACCCTGGCACTCCGAAGAAGAAG AACAAGTCGTCGCAGCTCAGCATTGATCCAGCAGCGACTGACGACGGCGGCAGCGCCGGTGAACAGACGATGGTGCTTGACACGGCTAGCGTCTTCCCGTGGCTGCAGTGTGCTCCCTGTCCGGTGCCTCCGTGCCACCCTCAGGCGGACACCCTGTACGACCCCGCCCTATCATCCACCTCCGGCACCTTCTCCTGCAACTCCTCCGCCTGCAGGCAGCTCGGACCCTTCGCTAATGGCTGCGCCAATAACCAGTGCCAGTACCGCGTCCGGTACCCTGACGGGTCTACCACCATGGGAACCTACGTCTCCGACGTGATGACGCTAACCCCCACACGGGTGATCAGCAAGTTCCAGTTCGGGTGCAGCCACTTCGCGCAGGGCCGCTCCATCAACACCCTGACCGTCGGGACCATGGGGCTCGGCAGCGGTTCCGAGTCGCTGGTGTCCCAGGGGAAAGGCTCCTACGGGAACGCCTTCTCCTACTGCATCCCTCCAACGGCAAGCACCACCGGCTTCTTCCTTCTGGGCGTGCCCCCTGCATCCTCATCCAG GTACGTGGTGACTCCCATGGTCAAGGGCAAGCTCAACCCGGCGCTCTACGTCGTGCGCCTCCAGGCCATCACCGTCGCCGGGCAGCAGCTCAGCGTGCCGCCCACAATCTTCGCCGCCGGCTCGGTCATGGACTCCCGCGCGCCCATCACGCGCCTCCCACCCACTGCCTACCAGGCGCTGCGCTCCGCCTTCAGGAGCAGGATGACCATGTACCGCGCGGCGCCTCCCAAGGAGCACCTCGACACCTGCTACGACTTCACGGGAGTCAGCAGCATCAGGCTGCCAAAGATCGCGCTCGTGTTCGACCGGAACGCCGCCGTGGAGCTGGATCCGTCCGGGATCCTCTTCGACGGCTGCCTGGCCTTCACCTCCACCAGTGACGACCGCGACACCGGGATCATCGGCAACGTCCAGCAGCGTACAATCGAGGTGGTTTATGACGTCGGTGGCGGAGCCATGGCATTCCGCCGTGCCGCGTGCTAG
- the LOC124677460 gene encoding aspartyl protease family protein At5g10770-like isoform X1 produces MLSVSVNASMPPKLPPKSPTDKSKLKVASTDPVSEFHPGTPKKKKNKSSQLSIDPAATDDGGSAGEQTMVLDTASVFPWLQCAPCPVPPCHPQADTLYDPALSSTSGTFSCNSSACRQLGPFANGCANNQCQYRVRYPDGSTTMGTYVSDVMTLTPTRVISKFQFGCSHFAQGRSINTLTVGTMGLGSGSESLVSQGKGSYGNAFSYCIPPTASTTGFFLLGVPPASSSRYVVTPMVKGKLNPALYVVRLQAITVAGQQLSVPPTIFAAGSVMDSRAPITRLPPTAYQALRSAFRSRMTMYRAAPPKEHLDTCYDFTGVSSIRLPKIALVFDRNAAVELDPSGILFDGCLAFTSTSDDRDTGIIGNVQQRTIEVVYDVGGGAMAFRRAAC; encoded by the exons ATGCTCTCCGTGTCTGTCAATGCCTCCATGCCACCTAAGCTCCCGCCAAAGTCGCCAACAGATAAAAGCAAGTTGAAGGTGGCCAGCACTGACCCCGTATCAGAATTTCACCCTGGCACTCCGAAGAAGAAG AAGAACAAGTCGTCGCAGCTCAGCATTGATCCAGCAGCGACTGACGACGGCGGCAGCGCCGGTGAACAGACGATGGTGCTTGACACGGCTAGCGTCTTCCCGTGGCTGCAGTGTGCTCCCTGTCCGGTGCCTCCGTGCCACCCTCAGGCGGACACCCTGTACGACCCCGCCCTATCATCCACCTCCGGCACCTTCTCCTGCAACTCCTCCGCCTGCAGGCAGCTCGGACCCTTCGCTAATGGCTGCGCCAATAACCAGTGCCAGTACCGCGTCCGGTACCCTGACGGGTCTACCACCATGGGAACCTACGTCTCCGACGTGATGACGCTAACCCCCACACGGGTGATCAGCAAGTTCCAGTTCGGGTGCAGCCACTTCGCGCAGGGCCGCTCCATCAACACCCTGACCGTCGGGACCATGGGGCTCGGCAGCGGTTCCGAGTCGCTGGTGTCCCAGGGGAAAGGCTCCTACGGGAACGCCTTCTCCTACTGCATCCCTCCAACGGCAAGCACCACCGGCTTCTTCCTTCTGGGCGTGCCCCCTGCATCCTCATCCAG GTACGTGGTGACTCCCATGGTCAAGGGCAAGCTCAACCCGGCGCTCTACGTCGTGCGCCTCCAGGCCATCACCGTCGCCGGGCAGCAGCTCAGCGTGCCGCCCACAATCTTCGCCGCCGGCTCGGTCATGGACTCCCGCGCGCCCATCACGCGCCTCCCACCCACTGCCTACCAGGCGCTGCGCTCCGCCTTCAGGAGCAGGATGACCATGTACCGCGCGGCGCCTCCCAAGGAGCACCTCGACACCTGCTACGACTTCACGGGAGTCAGCAGCATCAGGCTGCCAAAGATCGCGCTCGTGTTCGACCGGAACGCCGCCGTGGAGCTGGATCCGTCCGGGATCCTCTTCGACGGCTGCCTGGCCTTCACCTCCACCAGTGACGACCGCGACACCGGGATCATCGGCAACGTCCAGCAGCGTACAATCGAGGTGGTTTATGACGTCGGTGGCGGAGCCATGGCATTCCGCCGTGCCGCGTGCTAG